A window of Vigna unguiculata cultivar IT97K-499-35 chromosome 4, ASM411807v1, whole genome shotgun sequence contains these coding sequences:
- the LOC114182345 gene encoding pentatricopeptide repeat-containing protein At1g20230 has product MFHVLSQCLSSPTATLSQARQAHALILKLNLFSDTHLTTTLLSLYANTHSLSTPQLSLTLSSHLPHPTLFSFSSLIQAFARSSHFPHVLTAFSHLAPRGLVSDAFLLPTTIKSCAILRALNQGQQVHAFALASGFLSDSIVASSLIQMYLKCDRILDARKLFDRMPERDVVVWSAMIAGYSRLGLVDEARGLFGEMRSSGVEPNLVTWNGMLAGLSNNGLYDEAVGMFRVMLLEGFLPDGSTVSCVLPSVGCLEDVVMGSQVHGYVIKQGLLCDKFVVSAMLDMYGKCGCVKEMSRVFDEVEEMEIGSLNAFLTGLSRNGMVDAALEVFNRLKDQKMELNVVTWTSVIASCSQNGKDFEALELFRDMQAYGVEPNAVTIPSLIPACGNISALTHGKEIHCFSLRKGIFDDVYVGSALIDMYAKCGRIQLSRRCFDNMLAPNLVSWNAVMSGYAMHGKAKETMEMFHMMQQSGQKPDSITFTCVLSACAQNGLTEEGWHYYNSMSKEHGIEPKMEHYACMVTLLSRVGKLEEAYSIIKEMPFEPDACVWGALLSSCRVHNNLSLGEIAAEKLFPLEPANPGNYVLLSNIYASKGLWEEENRIREMMKSKGLRKNPGYSWIEVGHKVHMLLAGDQSHPQMKDILEKLDKLNMEMKKSGYLPKTNFVLQDVEEQDKEQILCGHSEKLAVVLGLLNTSPGQPLQVIKNLRICDDCHAVIKAISRLEGREIYIRDTNRFHHIKDGVCSCGDFW; this is encoded by the coding sequence ATGTTCCACGTCCTCTCACAATGTCTGTCGTCTCCGACGGCCACCCTGTCGCAGGCGCGTCAAGCCCACGCCTTGATCCTCAAACTGAACCTCTTCTCCGACACCCACCTCACCACCACCCTCCTCTCTCTCTACGCCAACACCCACTCTCTCTCCACCCCCCAACTCTCCCTCACCCTCTCCTCCCACCTCCCCCACCCCACcctcttctccttctcctcaCTCATCCAAGCCTTCGCCCGCTCTTCCCACTTCCCCCACGTCCTCACCGCATTCTCCCACCTCGCCCCCCGCGGCCTCGTCTCCGATGCCTTCCTCCTCCCCACCACCATTAAGTCATGCGCCATCCTCCGCGCCCTCAACCAGGGCCAACAGGTCCACGCCTTCGCCCTCGCATCTGGGTTTCTCTCGGATTCCATCGTCGCCTCCTCGTTGATCCAGATGTACCTCAAATGTGATCGCATTCTCGATGCAAGGAAACTGTTCGACAGAATGCCTGAGAGAGATGTCGTTGTCTGGAGTGCCATGATCGCTGGCTACTCGCGCCTTGGACTTGTGGATGAGGCCAGAGGGCTTTTTGGTGAGATGAGGAGTTCTGGGGTGGAGCCCAATTTGGTGACGTGGAATGGCATGCTTGCTGGGCTTAGTAATAATGGGTTGTATGACGAGGCGGTGGGGATGTTTCGGGTGATGTTGTTGGAAGGGTTTTTGCCTGACGGGAGTACTGTTTCGTGTGTGCTTCCTTCTGTGGGGTGCTTGGAGGATGTGGTGATGGGATCTCAGGTTCATGGTTATGTGATCAAGCAGGGGCTGTTATGTGACAAGTTTGTGGTTAGTGCTATGCTTGATATGTATGGGAAATGTGGCTGTGTGAAGGAGATGAGTAGGGTGTTTGATGAAGTGGAGGAAATGGAAATCGGGTCTTTGAATGCTTTTCTTACTGGCTTGTCGCGGAATGGTATGGTTGACGCCGCGTTGGAGGTGTTTAACAGGTTAAAGGACCAGAAAATGGAGTTGAATGTTGTGACATGGACTTCGGTAATTGCTAGCTGTTCCCAGAATGGCAAGGATTTCGAGGCTTTGGAGCTTTTTAGAGATATGCAGGCTTATGGGGTGGAGCCTAATGCTGTGACAATCCCAAGCTTGATTCCTGCTTGTGGGAATATTTCAGCCTTGACACACGGGAAGGAAATTCATTGCTTTTCTCTTAGAAAGGGGATTTTTGATGACGTATATGTAGGTAGTGCGTTGATAGATATGTATGCCAAATGTGGGAGAATTCAGTTGTCCCGGCGTTGTTTTGACAATATGTTGGCCCCAAATTTGGTTTCGTGGAATGCTGTTATGAGTGGATATGCAATGCATGGAAAGGCTAAGGAAACAATGGAGATGTTTCATATGATGCAGCAGAGTGGCCAGAAGCCGGATTCGATTACATTTACGTGTGTTTTATCAGCATGTGCGCAAAATGGCTTGACTGAAGAAGGATGgcattattataatagtatgtCCAAAGAACATGGCATTGAGCCTAAAATGGAACATTATGCTTGCATGGTGACTCTGCTCAGTCGTGTTGGAAAACTTGAAGAGGCTTACTCTATCATTAAGGAAATGCCATTTGAACCTGATGCTTGTGTATGGGGAGCCCTGCTAAGTTCTTGCAGAGTTCACAATAATTTGAGTTTAGGTGAAATTGCTGCAGAGAAGCTTTTTCCGTTAGAACCAGCAAACCCTGGGAACTACGTTCTTTTGTCCAATATCTATGCTTCAAAGGGCTTGTGGgaggaagaaaatagaataCGTGAAATGATGAAAAGTAAGGGATTGAGGAAAAACCCTGGATATAGTTGGATTGAAGTTGGACACAAAGTGCACATGCTTCTTGCCGGTGACCAATCACATCCACAGATGAAAGATATCTTGGAGAAGTTGGATAAATTGAATATGGAGATGAAGAAGTCTGGTTACCTCCCCAAGACTAACTTTGTGCTGCAAGATGTGGAGGAACAGGATAAGGAGCAAATATTGTGCGGGCACAGTGAGAAGTTAGCTGTAGTATTAGGGCTACTCAACACAAGTCCAGGACAACCTcttcaagtaattaaaaaccTGAGAATATGTGATGACTGCCATGCTGTGATAAAAGCAATAAGCAGATTGGAAGGAAGAGAAATTTATATAAGGGACACAAATCGTTTTCACCATATCAAAGACGGTGTTTGTTCATGTGGAGATTTTTGGTAA
- the LOC114181878 gene encoding probable cyclic nucleotide-gated ion channel 20, chloroplastic, whose protein sequence is MANFERDDVAILSDCHPQVSVEVVDSGFPRHVSRTRSVSISIPATLTEPYERDTNLVGYTGPLRIQRITPFNQMSGPLHATNRPGNLSRQNKVAPESQAEESKTENFSSCCGVMGENDLQNYACKNEHLVRSGPLGMCSDPYCTTCPTYFKAIQKSSSNASGIFKHEFRNTLYEDAKNWARRLFTFLIPHVPRVMNPHNKLVQQWNQFFAICCLVAIFVDPLFFFLLSVQKKNKCIVINWGFTKLLVALRSMNDFIHFLNIILQFRLAYVAPESRVVGAGELVDHPKKIALHYFKTSFFIDLFVVLPLPQIFILFVLPTHLGTGSTGANYANNLLRIVILVQHIPRLCRFLPMIFSPAGFVFESPWANFFINLFTFVLSGHVVGSWWYLFSLQRVIQCLRDACGNTHIPGCTKFIDCGHGKTEAYQNNESWRNWTNNAVASACFTEDGFRDGYGIFLKAVNLTAHPNLSTRYFYSSFWGFQQISTLTGNLVPSYFVPEILFTKAILGSGLLLFALLIGNIQNILQALGRRNLEMSLRRRDVEKWMSHRRLGDNLRRRVRQAERYNWAATRGVNEEMLLENLPEDLQREIRRHLFTFIKKVRIFALLDEPILDAICERLRQKTYIKGSKILYDGGLVEKMVFIVRGKLESVGEDGISAPLYEGSVCGEELLTWCLEHPLTSKGCRKARIPRQKLVSNRRVICLTNVEAFSLRAADLEEVTGLFARFFRSPRVRGAIRYESPYWRCFAATSIQVAWKYRMKCLRRSKTA, encoded by the exons ATGGCTAATTTTGAGAGAGATGATGTGGCAATTCTATCAGATTGTCATCCCCAAGTATCAGTTGAAGTCGTTGATTCTGGATTCCCAAGGCATGTATCTAGGACTCGAAGTGTATCAATTTCTATTCCCGCGACACTCACAGAGCCATATGAAAGAGATACTAATCTTGTGGGATACACTGGTCCCTTACGGATTCAGAGAATAACTCCATTTAATCAGATGAGTGGTCCATTGCATGCTACTAATAGACCTGGAAACCTTTCTCGGCAGAATAAAGTGGCACCCGAGTCACAAGCAGAAGAAAGTAAGACAGAAAATTTTTCTTCATGCTGTGGCGTCATGGGTGAAAATGATTTGCAGAACTATGCTTGCAAGAATGAACATTTAGTTAGGTCTGGTCCACTGGGAATGTGCAGTGATCCATATTGTACAACGTGCCCAACTTACTTCAAGGCTATTCAGAAAAGTAGTTCAAATGCTTCGGGTATATTTAAACATGag TTTCGGAATACTCTTTACGAGGATGCCAAGAATTGGGCGAGAAGACTTTTTACTTTCTTGATTCCCCATGTTCCTAGAGTTATGAATCCTCACAATAAACTTGTACAACAATGGAATCAATTTTTTGCAATATGTTGCTTGGTGGCAATTTTTGTGGATCCGTTATTTTTCTTCTTGCTCTCTGTGCAGAAG aaaaataaatgtattgttATAAACTGGGGTTTTACAAAACTTCTTGTTGCACTTAGAAGCATGAATGATTTCATACACTTCCTAAACATTATTCTTCAG TTTAGGTTGGCTTATGTGGCTCCTGAGTCTAGGGTGGTTGGTGCTGGGGAGTTAGTTGATCATCCAAAGAAAATAGCTCTTCATTACTTTAAGACATCTTTCTTCATTGACTTATTTGTTGTTCTTCCACTTCCTCAG ATATTCATATTGTTTGTCCTACCAACGCACTTAGGGACAGGGTCAACAGGAGCAAACTATGCAAATAACCTTTTGCGTATTGTGATTCTCGTTCAGCATATCCCTAGACTATGTAGATTTCTTCCTATGATATTTTCTCCAGCTGGATTTGTATTTGAGTCTCCGTGGgcaaatttctttataaatctTTTCACCTTTGTACTGTCTGGCCATGTTGTTGGATCCTGGTGGTACCTCTTCAGTTTGCAG AGGGTTATTCAGTGTCTACGAGACGCCTGTGGAAACACACATATTCCTGGATGCACAAAATTCATTGATTGTGGACATGGAAAAACTGAAGCATATCAAAATAATGAAAGTTGGAGAAATTGGACAAACAATGCTGTTGCAAGTGCTTGTTTTACTGAAGATGGTTTTCGTGATGGTTATGGTATCTTTCTCAAAGCTGTCAACCTTACCGCACATCCTAATCTGTCTACTAGATATTTCTATTCATCGTTTTGGGGATTTCAG CAAATTAGTACACTGACTGGGAATTTAGTCCCTAGCTATTTTGTTCCCGAAATTCTTTTTACTAAGGCCATTCTTGGGTCAGGACTGTTGCTGTTTGCTCTTCTCATTGGAAACATACAGAACATTCTTCAGGCTCTTGGACGCAG GAACCTAGAGATGTCACTTAGACGACGTGATGTTGAGAAATGGATGAGCCACCGGCGCTTAGGAGACAATCTAAGAAG GAGAGTGCGACAGGCTGAACGATATAACTGGGCTGCAACAAGGGGGGTGAATGAAGAAATGCTCCTGGAGAATTTGCCAGAAGACCTCCAAAGGGAAATTAGACGTCATCTCTTCACATTTATTAAGAAA GTTCGAATTTTTGCCTTATTGGATGAGCCTATCTTGGATGCCATATGTGAGAGGCTAAGACAGAAAACATATATCAAAGGAAGCAAAATTTTGTATGATGGTGGTTTGGTAGAGAAGATGGTTTTTATTGTGCGTGGAAAATTGGAGAGCGTTGGCGAAGATGGAATCAGTGCTCCCCTTTATGAAGGGAGTGTCTGTGGCGAAGAACTTCTGACATGGTGTCTTGAGCATCCCTTAACAAGCAAAG GTTGCAGAAAAGCAAGGATTCCAAGGCAAAAGCTGGTTAGTAACAGAAGAGTAATTTGCTTAACAAATGTGGAGGCATTTTCTCTCAGAGCAGCAGACCTTGAAGAAGTTACAGGCCTATTTGCAAGATTCTTTAGGAGTCCCCGTGTTCGAGGAGCCATAAG GTATGAGTCACCTTATTGGAGATGCTTTGCAGCAACAAGCATTCAGGTTGCATGGAAATACAGAATGAAATGTCTTCGTCGTTCTAAAACTGCATAA